The Neodiprion fabricii isolate iyNeoFabr1 chromosome 4, iyNeoFabr1.1, whole genome shotgun sequence genome window below encodes:
- the LOC124180333 gene encoding ATP-dependent zinc metalloprotease YME1L, protein MISLQSHNQVLFHLTQLTAACTPRRRGLAVGAKNNEKRNNERNAICCESLVEAARNCTELPVKKINPQYLGTVLQLNRNELLEILSKISNGTSARFKSDSNKWRISYTSGNSFDENKRIGLNYQQNPYRYRHNLCAMAPFCLNTITRGFKTEHNIKAELDRNPGLSARIRRWMGRSTTDYQVGKVQVPGGTTELSQVDNLRTLLTDTQLSTSEQQRIKVAFVEGYLAGHLPIHPTRTKRWLKVIQYLALMTLILMSGVTLYASASGSVFRFPLGNQIEVSADDINVTFNDVKGADEAKQELKDVVEFVKSPDKFSALGGKLPKGVLLVGPPGTGKTLLARAVAGEAGVPFFHAAGPEFDEILVGQGARRVRDLFKAAKERAPCVVFIDEIDSVGAKRTSSFLHPYANQTINQLLSEMDGFHQNAGVIVLGATNRREDLDTALLRPGRFDVEVSVPTPDFTGRVEILDLYLGRILCHDINVEVLARGTTGFTGADLENMVNQAALRATIDGEDSVSMKHLEQARDKVLMGSERKTRLPDEQSNLITAYHEGGHTIVAYYTEGALPLHKVTILPRGETLGHTAYLPEKEMYHTTKQHLLAIMDTLMGGRAAEELIFGAEKITSGASNDLERATDIAMNMVKKLGMSEKVGLRTYSENKLTYVTVNEFSQYSQELIDLEIKKIMQDSYDRAKAILKAHAKEHKQLAEALLEYETLDAAEVKAIMTGQKGPERPPKKPKTETPKNVK, encoded by the exons ATGATTTCACTACAGTCTCACAACCAG GTGCTCTTTCACCTTACTCAATTGACAGCGGCCTGTACTCCTCGACGTCGTGGTCTTGCAGTTGGAGCTAAGAACAATGAAAAACGCAACAATGAGAGAAACGCCATTTGCTGCGAGAGCCTCGTCGAG GCGGCTAGGAACTGCACCGAATTGccggtgaagaaaataaatccaCAATATTTGGGCACTGTTCTCCAACTAAATAGAAATGAATTGCtggaaattttatcgaaaatttcaaatggcaCTAGTGCCAGGTTTAAAAGCGATAGTAATAAATGGAGGATCTCTTATACATCGGGCAATAGTTTTGATGAAAACAAAAGGATAGGCTTGAACTATCAACAGAATCCATACCGGTATAGGCATAATCTCTGTGCAATGGCGCCATTCTGCTTAAATACCATTACTCGAGGATTTAAAACCGAACACAATATCAAGGCTGAACTGGACAGAAATCCTGGTCTTTCAGCCAGAATTAGACGATGGATGGGAAGATCTACAACGGATTATCAG GTCGGAAAGGTCCAAGTACCTGGTGGCACGACTGAGTTATCTCAGGTGGATAACCTGCGAACTTTGCTTACCGATACCCAACTTTCTACAAGTGAACAACAGCGTATTAAAGTCGCATTCGTCGAAGGCTACTTGGCTGGACATTTGCCAATCCATCCTACGCGTACTAAAAGATGGTTGAAAGTAATTCAATATTTGGCATTGATGACTCTTATTCTTATGTCCGGAGTGACGCTTTATG caAGTGCAAGCGGCAGCGTGTTTAGATTTCCACTGGGCAATCAGATCGAAGTCAGTGCCGATGACATCAATGTTACTTTCAACGACGTCAAGGGG GCCGATGAAGCTAAACAAGAACTGAAAGATGTCGTCGAGTTTGTAAAATCTCCTGACAAGTTCTCGGCACTCGGAGGCAAACTGCCCAAAGGAGTTCTGCTCGTCGGACCTCCGGGCACAGGAAAAACTCTACTGGCTCGTGCAGTTGCTGGAGAAGCTGGAGTTCCCTTTTTTCATGCAGCCGGCCCTGAGTTTGACGAAATTCTTGTTGGTCAAGGTGCCAGGAGAGTCAGAGACTTATTCA AAGCGGCAAAAGAAAGGGCCCCCTGTGTCGTATTCATTGATGAGATCGATTCAGTAGGAGCAAAGAGGACAAGTTCCTTCCTTCACCCTTATGCAAACCAGACCATCAATCAGTTGCTTTCAGAAATGGATGG CTTCCATCAGAATGCAGGAGTCATAGTTCTGGGAGCCACAAACCGACGAGAGGATTTGGACACAGCTCTATTGCGCCCGGGTCGATTTGATGTCGAAGTTTCAGTCCCAACTCCTGATTTTACTGGCCGAGTGGAGATTCTCGATCTGTACCTTGGGCGAATATTGTGTCACGATATCAATGTCGAGGTGCTAGCAAGAGGGACGACTGGCTTTACTGGGGCTGATTTAGAAAACATG GTAAACCAGGCCGCTCTGCGCGCTACTATAGACGGCGAAGACTCTGTTAGCATGAAACACCTGGAACAAGCCAGAGACAAAGTTCTAATGGGATCAGAGCGGAAGACACGGCTACCAGATGAGCAGAGTAACCTCATAACGGCTTATCACGAAGGTGGTCACACGATTGTTGCTTACTATACTGAGGGTGCACTTCCGTTGCATAAAGTGACGATTCTTCCCCGCGGAGAAACTTTGGGACAC ACCGCTTACCTGccagaaaaagaaatgtatcACACCACAAAACAACATTTACTCGCTATTATGGACACACTTATGGGGGGAAGAGCTGCGGAGGAGTTGATTTTCGGAGCCGAAAAAATTACCTCGGGTGCATCAAATGATTTGGAA aGAGCCACCGACATAGCTATGaacatggtaaaaaaattggggATGTCAGAGAAAGTTGGACTTAGAACGTATTCCGAAAACAAGTTAACTTATGTAACAGTAAACGAATTTAGTCAGTATTCTCAAGAATTGATCGACCtggagattaaaaaaataatgcag GACTCATACGACCGCGCCAAAGCGATACTAAAGGCTCATGCAAAAGAGCACAAACAGCTGGCGGAGGCTTTGCTTGAATATGAAACGTTGGATGCAGCTGAAGTAAAGGCTATTATGACGGGGCAAAAGGGTCCAGAAAGACCGCCCAAAAAACCTAAAACCGAGACACCCAAAAACGTTAAGTAA